The Triticum dicoccoides isolate Atlit2015 ecotype Zavitan chromosome 6A, WEW_v2.0, whole genome shotgun sequence genome has a window encoding:
- the LOC119319397 gene encoding linolenate hydroperoxide lyase, chloroplastic-like, which produces MLPSFSPAATAAATPPPKPIPGGYGAPVLGPLRDRLDYFWFQGPEEFFRRRAAQYRSTVFRANIPPTFPFFVGVNPRVVAIVDTAAFTALFDPELVDKRDCLIGPYNPSDSFTGGTRVGVYLDTEEPEHERTKAFAMDLLRRSSRVWAPEFLEGVDGMLAAIESDLDAGKGKDGGASFLVPLQKCIFRFLCRSVASADPAAEDLVDRYGLFILDVWLGLQLVPTQKIGAIPQPLEELLLHSFPFPSILVKPGYDLLYRFVAKHGAASVAVGVKDHGMSDKDAINNILFLLGFNAFGGFSVFLPFLILQVGKDAALRARLRDEVRAALERHAGEVGFASVRGMPLVRSTVYEVLRMNPPVPLQFGRARRDFVLRSHGGEGFSVAAGEMLCGYQPLAMRDPAVFDRPDEFVADRFVGAEGEALLRYVYWSNGPETGEPAAGNKQCAAKEVVVATACMLVAELFRRYDDFECDGTAFTRLHKRPQPS; this is translated from the coding sequence ATGCTGCCGTCCTTCTCGCCGGCGGCCACCGCGGCGGCGACCCCGCCGCCGAAGCCGATCCCGGGCGGCTACGGCGCGCCCGTTCTGGGCCCGCTCCGGGACCGGCTGGACTACTTCTGGTTCCAGGGCCCCGAGGAGTTCTTCCGGCGGCGCGCCGCGCAGTACCGGAGCACGGTGTTCCGGGCCAACATCCCGCCCAcgttccccttcttcgtcggcgtgaACCCGCGCGTGGTCGCCATCGTGGACACCGCCGCCTTCACGGCGCTGTTCGACCCGGAGCTGGTGGACAAGCGCGACTGCCTCATCGGGCCGTACAACCCCAGCGACTCCTTCACGGGCGGCACCCGCGTGGGCGTGTACCTGGACACGGAGGAGCCCGAGCACGAGCGCACCAAGGCCTTCGCCATGGACCTCCTCCGCCGCAGCTCCCGCGTGTGGGCGCCCGAGTTCCTCGAGGGCGTCGACGGCATGCTCGCCGCCATCGAGTCCGACCTGGACGCCGGCAAGGGCAAGGACGGCGGCGCCAGCTTCCTGGTGCCGCTGCAGAAGTGCATCTTCCGGTTCCTGTGCAGGTCGGTGGCCAGCGCCGACCCGGCCGCCGAGGACCTCGTCGACCGCTACGGGCTCTTCATCCTGGACGTCTGGCTGGGGCTGCAGCTGGTGCCGACGCAGAAGATCGGCGCCATCCCGCAGCCGCTGGAGgagctcctcctccactccttccccttcccctccatcctcgtcaagccGGGGTATGACCTGCTGTACCGCTTCGTCGCGAAGCACGGCGCCGCGTCCGTGGCCGTCGGCGTCAAGGACCACGGCATGTCCGACAAGGACGCCATCAACAACATCCTCTTCCTGCTCGGCTTCAACGCCTTCGGGGGCTTCTCGGTGTTCCTCCCCTTCCTCATCCTGCAGGTCGGCAAGGACGCCGCGCTCCGCGCCAGGCTCCGCGACGAGGTGCGCGCCGCGCTGGAGCGGCACGCCGGCGAGGTCGGGTTCGCGTCGGTGCGCGGGATGCCGCTGGTGCGGTCCACGGTGTACGAGGTGCTCCGGATGAACCCGCCCGTGCCGCTGCAGTTCGGGCGCGCGCGGCGGGACTTCGTGCTGCGCTCCCACGGCGGGGAGGGCTTCTCCGTCGCCGCCGGGGAGATGCTGTGCGGGTACCAGCCGCTGGCGATGCGGGACCCGGCGGTGTTCGACCGGCCGGACGAGTTCGTGGCGGACAGGTTCGTCGGGGCGGAGGGGGAGGCGCTGCTGCGGTACGTGTACTGGTCCAACGGGCCGGagacgggggagccggcggcggggaacaagcagtgcGCCGCCAAGGAGGTGGTCGTGGCCACCGCCTGCATGCTCGTCGCCGAGCTCTTCCGCCGCTACGACGACTTCGAGTGCGACGGCACCGCCTTCACCAGGCTCCACAAGCGGCCGCAGCCCAGCTGA